The genomic window GCCATTATCTGCCTGAAGAGGCCATTCTGCTGTTCACAGTTTGTCGCTTAGTTGAGCGTAAAGGCGTAGACCGAATCATTGAAGCTCTGCCTAAACTGGATGCCAAAGTTCACTACATCGTGGGCGGTGAAGGTCCTTATCGTTCCGCTTGGGAGCAGTTAGCGCAGAGGCTCAATGTAGCAGATCGAGTGCATTTTGTTGGTCGTATCGCAGACGATGAATTATCTGCTTATTATCAAGCAGCTGATGTTTTTGTAATGCTGAGCCAGCACGATGAACAGCAGCACAGTATTGAAGGTTTTGGCATTGTTTATCTCGAAGCTGGGTATTTTGGCAAACCGGTAGTTGCTTATGCTGTCGGTGGGGTTCTCGACGCTATTGAGAATGGCAGTAACGGTTTACTGCTAGAGCCTCAAGATTTTCCAGGCCTAGTTGATGCCCTCACCTATTTAGTGGAGCATCCAGCCGAGCGTGAGCGTATGGGTGCTTGTGGTCGCCGCCGCGCTACCCGTCCTCAGACTTTCGAGGCTCTCTATGCGCTGCCCAGCCGAGCTTGATCAGGCTGCTTATGGCTGGTCGAGTTATTTACAAAGCCTGATTATCTAGACTAACGCTTGCCGCTCTGGTGCTTGGCTAAGAACAATTGACTAGCAATGATTAACTGAGAGCCACGGATCAAACTATGAACATTCGCCTCTTAGTTTTCTTTAACCTGATTTGGTTCTTGCTGGGTTCACCGGTTCAAGCGCAATTTCGAACACAAAGAGGACGAATTTTAGATGCCCGAGGGCGTGATTTTATCCCAGTTGGCGTCAGCGTCGGCAATATGTTTGAGAAATTTGCTGATGCTAACAACCCTTCTCCCATCGAGGGCAATCGCACCACAGCTCAAGATATTGCGGCAATGCGACGGGCCTGCTTCAACACTGTGCGGGTACCAGTCACTGAGAAGTTCAGCTTGCCTAGAGGCTACGATGCTAGAGGCCGCTTAGTAACCAACCCGTTTTACGATCCGAATTACGATGCTCGGGTCAAAGCTTTTATCAATCGAATCAATGCGGCAGGTATGCTAGCGATTTTAGACGCTCATACCGGATACCTAGACATCACTGCTGATCGCAGTACCAACTATTTACCCTCTCGCAATACTTTGCTTTTTTGGCAACGTTGGTCCCGCTGGCTAGCGCAACAAAATCGAGTATGGGCAGAGCTCTACAACGAGCCTGATCCTGACAACAGACGAGCACCCTTTTGGCAGGGTAGATCCTACAGTTGGAATCAGGTTTGGACTTTGTGGCGCGACGGCGATCTCGCGAGTGGCCATGTGG from Leptolyngbya sp. FACHB-261 includes these protein-coding regions:
- a CDS encoding cellulase family glycosylhydrolase — protein: MNIRLLVFFNLIWFLLGSPVQAQFRTQRGRILDARGRDFIPVGVSVGNMFEKFADANNPSPIEGNRTTAQDIAAMRRACFNTVRVPVTEKFSLPRGYDARGRLVTNPFYDPNYDARVKAFINRINAAGMLAILDAHTGYLDITADRSTNYLPSRNTLLFWQRWSRWLAQQNRVWAELYNEPDPDNRRAPFWQGRSYSWNQVWTLWRDGDLASGHVGYQNLLNAVRAGGYRGIVVLSGRYNSSVFSGIPSLSDPANNTVYQVHRYSNTNNVNTSDIANSRDLRSLQSYGRPWYFGEFGPYSGSANRDYSWPSKIIAYARARRVGALGWHWIANPSRLPRNDYGAMFVDRTRFALTPQHGQVISAYACQLRR